ATTCAATCTATAATGCTCTGAATAATGACGACCGATATCTTTGGTATTTCAGATTTTATCCGAATACAAAAGGGGATTCGTGTTATTTCCCGAATGGGAAGGCATATCGCTATTATGCTGATGAAAAAAGGGAAAAACAATTATCCGATGAAATATTGTATTGTTTAGGTGCAGATGCTTATCTTATTATTGATATTTATTTCAGCAGAGAAACGCTTACTCAACTTGAACCCAAAAATATTACTGAAATTCAGAATCAAATTTATTTGATAATATCTATAATCGGGCCTGAATTCAATGTGCTTTGGTCGACTGGTTTGCCGATAAGTAAACAAATAAAACGGAAACAGCGTATTCCAAGTATAAAGGAAATTGAAATTATTTATCCTTATAAAATAATAGATTACAACATGGCCCGCAAAAATGTAAAACGGGCTATGGAAACATTAAAATCAAATAATGCATGTGATAAATTTCGATAATATAATGTAAATACTTGCATTGAGAGAAGTCATCCATTTATGTGGTTTTTAGTACTATGGTTGCATTCTGCTAGTTTTTAAGATAGGAATAGATCAACCCCGCCTTACTGCGGGGCTACTTGTTTAACTCGCCCCAACCCCTCTCTTTAAAAGAGAGAGCCTGCACTGAGGTTTGCATCATTGTTGTGCCAAGCGAAGTGGGCAGGTCATTGCTCTATTTTCGGAGCGAAAGGGAATGGCCGGGGTGAGTTCGCCGAAAGGCGGCTTTTTGTCTTATCCGCCACTACAGATAGTGCCATACAGTCTGCTTTAATACCACTAATTGTTATCCACCCCTAAAACCGGCCGGATAATTTACCCTTGACATACCGGGCCATTTATTGTAAAATATCTTGTTTCCATTTAATTTAATACTCTTTGGCAAATACCCATTATAGGCGCCTTGCTTGGGGCGCGATAGCCTAAAGGCTATCGCTGGGCATCTTCACAAAGGCCGCAAAACGGCCTTGTTGGCAATACCAGTCCGCCTTAGGCGGATCATTTATGGTTCGGTCCAACTCACCACAAGCGGCATCGCAAAAAATAAGATGGCCTTTGCCAAAGTTTAGCAATTTAATACAGCATTAGGAGTTTTTATGGGGTGGGAATTCTCTTTGCTGGCAACGATATTGGTCCCTATCATCGGGGCCTTTACCTTGCCTTTGATAGGGCTGGCCTCCAAGCCAGGGCGTAACGCCTGGGCGGTTGTTTTGGGGCTGGCCACTACTTTTTTTGCCATTACGCTTTTACCGGCGGCCTTCTCGGGCGAGACCCACGTCTTCCAGAGGGCCATCGGACTGGGAGTGGATGCCACCTTCGTGGTGGACGGGCTGTCGGTCTTCATGGCCATCGCCTCGTCTCTGATCAGCACCATGATCATCATCTACTCGCTGGGCTATATCAAGGACTACCACTATCAGCAGGAATATTTTCTGATGGTGGTTTTGTTTTTGGGAGCCATGATGGGCTTGGTGTTTTCGGCCAATCTGATCCTGATGTACGTATTCTGGGAGATCACCGGCATCTGCTCCTGGCGCCTGATCGGCTTCTTCCGCGATAAGGAAGTGGTGGTCAAGGCTGACAAGGCCTTCTTAGTGACAGCCGGGGGAGCGGTGTTCATGCTGTTGGGCTTCGTTCTGGTATACGCCAAGACCGGCACCTTCAATATGCTGGACATGCGTGGCTTCCCCATCGGCGGACTGGCGGTGGCTTTGATAACCATGGGCATCTTCGCCAAGAGCGCCACTTTGCCGTTCCACACCTGGCTGCCTGACGCCGGCGTGGCGCCCACCCCGGTGACCGCCCTGCTGCACGCCGCGGTGCTGGTCAAGATAGGAGTCTATGCCTTCGCCCGGATATTCAACTACACCTTCGTGATCCCGGGAGACTGGCAAACATACCTGATGATCATAGGCCTGCTGTCGGCCATGGTCTCGGCCTGCGCGGCCCTGATCGAAACAAATATAAAGAGGATCCTGGCCCTGTCCACCGTCAGCCAGATAGGATATATATTCATGGGGCTGGCCGCCTTCAACACCATCGGGGTGGCCGGAGCCCTGCTTTTCATCCTGATGCACGGGCTGGGCAAGGGCGGGCTGTTCCTGGCCGCCGGGGTCATCGAGCACGGCACCGGCACCAAGGATATCACCAAGATGGGCGGGCTGATCAAGGCCATGCCCATCACCGCAGTGGCCTTTATCATGTGCGTCTTCTCTATTGTGGGCGTGCCGCCCTTCGGAGGATTCTTCTCCAAATTCATGGTCATCCAGGGCATCATCAAGTCCAACCATATCGTCATCGGCGCATTGGCCATCTTTACCGCCCTGCTGACCCTGGTCTATCTGATGCGGCTGTTCACCCTGGTATTTTTGGGCGAGGCCCGCGACCCCAGCATTCATGCCCATAAAGAGGGGACCCCGACCATGGTCTGGGTGGTGGCCTCCCTGGCCATCCTTTCGCTGGCCGCCGGGATCCTGGTCAAATACCCGATGGACCTGGTCAATATCGCCGTCCGCGACGTCTTGGGAAATCCTGCCATTCATGATATATTGGGGGTATTGAGATGAATCCAAACATTCTGCTGATACCGATCCTGGTTCCCATCATCGCCGGGATTCTGACCTTCATCCTGCCCAAGTCCATAAAGTGGGGCAAGGAGATCCTGGCCATCATCGCCACCGCCATTACCATGTATTATGCCGTGGTGATATTCAAGGTAGGGGGCGAGGGGCTGAGAATGTTCGTGCCCTGGACCAGCTTCGGGATAAATTTCGACCTGTGGGCCTATCATTTCCCCAAATTCATCCTTTTAGCGGCGGCCGGTTTTGAGATCCTTTTGGCCCTTTATACCGCCTCTTTCATGGAGGGAAAGGACCGCTCCAAGGAGTTTTTTGCTTACTTCCTGCTGACCGCCGGACTGGCCAACGGGGCCATCCTTTCCAATAACTTCGTATTAATGTTGTTCTTCTGGGAGTCCTTACTGGCGACCCTCTACGGAATGATCTCAATAGGCAACAAGGAGGCCTTCAAGACCGCCACCAAGGCCCTGGTGATCGCCGGCATCGCCGATTTCGCCCTGATATTGGGCATCATCTTCGCCTGGCACCTGTCCGGCACCCTGACCATGTCCGAGATCCACCTGGAGCCGATGGGACTGGGGGCGGCCGCCTTCGTGCTGATGGGCCTGGGGGCCATGGCCAAGGCCGGCGCCATGCCGTTCCACACCTGGATCCCTGATGCCGCTATCGACGCGCCACTGCCGTTCATGGCCTACCTGCCGGCGGCCCTGGAGAAACTGCTGGGCATCTACCTGCTGGGACGCATCTCTCTGGAGATGTTCACCATTCATATGAACAGCACCATGTCCATCTTTTTGATGACCATCGGCGCCATCACCATAGTTCTGGCGGTGATGATGGCCCTGGTCCAGAAGGATTATAAAAAATTATTGTCGTTCCACGCCATCAGCCAGGTGGGCTACATGATCCTGGGCATCGGCACCGGAGTCCCGGCCGGGATCGTAGGCGGATTGTTCCACATGCTCAACCACGCCATGTACAAGTGCACCCTGTTCCTGACCGGCGGAGCGGTGGAGAAGCAGGCCGGAACCACCGAACTGAAAAAACTGGGCGGGCTGTTCAAACTGATGCCCATCACCGGGGTGGCCTTCTGGGTGGCGGCCTTCGCCATCTCCGGCGTGCCGCCCTTCAATGGTTTCGTTTCCAAGGAACTGGTGTTCCACGGCGCGGTGGAGACCGGCAAGATGATATTCCCCATAGCGGCCTGGATCGGCGCCATATTCACCTTCGCTTCATTCTTAAAGCTGGGGCATTCCACTTACTTCGGACAGCAGAGCCCTGAAATGCCCAATAAATCGCCCAAGGATCCGTCCTGGGCCATGACCGTTCCCATGCTGGTGATCGCCCTGGGCTGTATCCTGTTCGGGGTCTACAGCAAACTGCCCTTAAAATACCTGATCCAGCCGGTGCTGGAGGGAAGAGCCATCATGGCCGGCCATGAGGGTGGTCCCATGGAGTTCTGGGTATTCCACCTCAGTTGGATCGTGTGGGTATCCCTGGCCTGCCTGGTGATCGCCGCCCTGATCCACAAGTACGGGGTCAAGAAGGGGCAGGGCAAGGCCTACCTGGCTTCCGAGCCCATCCACAACCTGCCGGTAATGCATACGCTTTATGACTGGGCCGAGGCCAGAGTGTTCGACATCTACGAGTGGTTCGTCAACGGCCTGCTGAAAGGCGCCGCCTGGGCGGTGTTCAAGGTGGTGGACCGGGGGATAGACGCCATCTACGAGAAGCTGATCGTCTTCGTCGGCGGGGTAACCACCGGGGTGCTCAAGGAATACCACAACGGGCTGTATGCCAATTATCTGGCCTGGGCGGTGGGCGGGTTCGCCCTGTTGGTAATCTACCTGGCGGTCCTGGTAAAGTAAAAATACGTCAAATGATATAATATAGCGGAGCTTAAACATGTTGCTTTTATTCATTGTCATACCCTTAGCCATGGCAGCCCTGATGCCGCTGCTTTCCAGGCTGTGGAAAGGACTGCCCGATATCCTGGGGGTGGCCACCATGGCGGCCCTCCTGACCCTGAGCCTGTACCAGATCCGCCTGATATCGGCCGGACACCGCATACTGTGGGATGCCGCGGCCATCGGCCTGCCCTTAAAGGCCGGCCTGATGCTGGACGGTTTTTCGCTGCTGCTGTTGATCACCATCAGCCTGATCTCGCTGTTCGCCTGCATCTATTCCATCAACTACATGGAACACTACGGGGCCAAGGGATCGTACTACGCCCTGTTCCTTTTAATGGTGGCCGGGATGAACGGGCTGGTGCTGACCGTCGACCTGTTCAACATGTATGTCTTTCTGGAAGTGGCGGCGGTGGCCTCATACGCTTTGGTGGCCTTCGGCCAGAAGCACGACGAGGTGGAAGCGGCCTTCAAGTACCTGATGCTGTCGGTGCTGGCCACCACCGGCATTCTGCTGGCCATGTCCTTCATCTATTTGATGACCGGCACCATGAACTTCAAGGAGCTGGGTCTGATGGTGGGAACCGGCATGAGCGTAAAACTGATCGGCCTGTGCCTGGCCCTGTTCCTGATGGGCTTCGGCCTGAAGGCGGCCATGGTGCCGTTCCATGCCTGGCTGCCGGATGCCCATCCCTCGGCCCCGGCGCCCATCTCGGCCATGCTGTCCGGGGTGCTGATCAAGGTCTCCGGCATCTACGCCCTGACCAGGGTGGTGTACGACATCTTCGGGCTGCCGGCCTCGGTCTCCCAGGCCATGATCTGGCTGGGGGTGGCCTCGATGGTCATCGGCGCGCTGATCGCCCTGGGGCAGAACGATTTCAAGCGGATGCTGGCCTACTCGTCCATCAGCCAGATCGGCTACATTGTGGTGGGCCTGGGACTGGGGACCCCGCTGGGGATCATGGGGGCCCTGTTCCATCTGTTCAACCACGCCACCTTCAAGAGCCTGCTGTTTCTTGACGCCGGGGCCACCGAGTACGCCACCGGCACCAGAGACCTCTCCAAGCTGGGCGGGGTGGGCCACAAAATGCCCATCACCAGCCTGACCACCACCATCGGGACCTTCTCCATCGCCGGGATCCCGCCCTTCAACGGCTTCTGGAGCAAACTGCTGATAATCGTGGCCCTGGTGGAGGCCAATCACGTCGGAGTGGCGGCCATCGCCATCGCCACCAGCATTTTAACCCTGTGGTATTTCCTGCTGATGCAAAGAAAAGCCTTTTTCGGAAAACTGGCGGTGGGCTTAGAGAAGGTCAAGGAAGTTCCGTTCTATATGGCCTTCGCCACTTTCTGTCTGGCGGCCCTGTGTCTGCTGGTGGGCCTGTTCTATCCCTGGGTCACGGCCAAGCTGATCCAGCCGGGGATGACCGCTCTGACCAATTCCATCGGGGCCAATGGGTTTTCAATGTTCGGACAATAGTCCGGGTTACTGATAGACGTTCTTAACTTCGAAATATTTTTGGAGAAAATATGGACTTAATAAATCTTATACTGCTGATAATGCTGGCCGGTTTCGCCTGTATGGCGGTGTTCTTCAAGGACCTGCTACGGGCGGCCCTGAGCTTGGCTTTCATGAGCGCCGTGCTGGCGGTGGTGCTGTACCGGATGGATTCGCCTTACGCCGCGGTGTTTGAACTTTCGGTGGTGGCCGGACTGATCACGGTGCTGTTCGTCTCCACCATCGCCATGACCAAGACGGAGGAGCAGGTAAAGGAATCGCGCTGGCCGATGTACCTGTTTCCGTTGTTCCTGGTGCTGTTCGGCATCATCGATCTGCTGGTGATGAAGGGGCTGTTCTCCAATGTTCCGGCCGGATACGGCAATGCCGAGAAAAGCTTCGGAGCCACCCTGTGGGGCATCCGCTCCATGGACCTGATCGGGCAGATCGCGGTGATCTTCGGCGGAGTATTCGGGGTGCTGGCCCTGTTCCGCGAGAAACCACTGACCGCCCAGGATAAGATAGACGCCGAAAAAGCCAAGGATGGAGGGCACAAACTATGGTAGTGACCAATCTGATATTCGTCGGGCTGCTGTTCTTCATTGGGCTGTACTGCCTGCTGACCAGTCGTAACATGATCAAACTGCTGATCGGCCTGGAGATCATGGCCAAATCGGCGGTGCTGTCCTTCATCACCGCCGGGTATGCCCGGGGGGAGACCTTCTTCTCCCAGAGCCTGGTGATCACCTTCATCGTGATAGAGGTCTCCATCGTGGCGGTGGCCCTGGCCCTGGTGATAAACGCCTATAAGAACACCGGAAATCTGGATGTCCGCAGCCTGACCAAGCTAAAGGGGTAAGGACGTTACCCGCTAAACACGCGAAATGAACTAAAAATAAAATTTCGTGTTTTTCGTGGGGAAGATGTTGAAATAAAAAGCAAAAAATAAACGAGGATATCAATATGTCAATTTTCAGCCAGTGGAATATACTGATCACCCCGTTCATCGGGTTCGGTATCTTCGCTTTGGTCTCCTACCTGATCTACAAGCTGGGCGATGTGATGGCCCCAAAATTGAAGGATGAGGGCGCCAAGCTTTGCCAGTATGCCTGCGGAGAGGATTTTGCGGGGAAAAAGCTTCAGGTGGGCTACCGCCAGTTCTTCCATGCCGCCTTGTTCTTTACCATGATGCATGTGGCGGCCCTGGTGATCGCCACCATCCCCGGCG
Above is a genomic segment from Candidatus Edwardsbacteria bacterium containing:
- a CDS encoding NADH-quinone oxidoreductase subunit L, which encodes MGWEFSLLATILVPIIGAFTLPLIGLASKPGRNAWAVVLGLATTFFAITLLPAAFSGETHVFQRAIGLGVDATFVVDGLSVFMAIASSLISTMIIIYSLGYIKDYHYQQEYFLMVVLFLGAMMGLVFSANLILMYVFWEITGICSWRLIGFFRDKEVVVKADKAFLVTAGGAVFMLLGFVLVYAKTGTFNMLDMRGFPIGGLAVALITMGIFAKSATLPFHTWLPDAGVAPTPVTALLHAAVLVKIGVYAFARIFNYTFVIPGDWQTYLMIIGLLSAMVSACAALIETNIKRILALSTVSQIGYIFMGLAAFNTIGVAGALLFILMHGLGKGGLFLAAGVIEHGTGTKDITKMGGLIKAMPITAVAFIMCVFSIVGVPPFGGFFSKFMVIQGIIKSNHIVIGALAIFTALLTLVYLMRLFTLVFLGEARDPSIHAHKEGTPTMVWVVASLAILSLAAGILVKYPMDLVNIAVRDVLGNPAIHDILGVLR
- a CDS encoding NADH-quinone oxidoreductase subunit L, producing the protein MNPNILLIPILVPIIAGILTFILPKSIKWGKEILAIIATAITMYYAVVIFKVGGEGLRMFVPWTSFGINFDLWAYHFPKFILLAAAGFEILLALYTASFMEGKDRSKEFFAYFLLTAGLANGAILSNNFVLMLFFWESLLATLYGMISIGNKEAFKTATKALVIAGIADFALILGIIFAWHLSGTLTMSEIHLEPMGLGAAAFVLMGLGAMAKAGAMPFHTWIPDAAIDAPLPFMAYLPAALEKLLGIYLLGRISLEMFTIHMNSTMSIFLMTIGAITIVLAVMMALVQKDYKKLLSFHAISQVGYMILGIGTGVPAGIVGGLFHMLNHAMYKCTLFLTGGAVEKQAGTTELKKLGGLFKLMPITGVAFWVAAFAISGVPPFNGFVSKELVFHGAVETGKMIFPIAAWIGAIFTFASFLKLGHSTYFGQQSPEMPNKSPKDPSWAMTVPMLVIALGCILFGVYSKLPLKYLIQPVLEGRAIMAGHEGGPMEFWVFHLSWIVWVSLACLVIAALIHKYGVKKGQGKAYLASEPIHNLPVMHTLYDWAEARVFDIYEWFVNGLLKGAAWAVFKVVDRGIDAIYEKLIVFVGGVTTGVLKEYHNGLYANYLAWAVGGFALLVIYLAVLVK
- a CDS encoding NADH/ubiquinone/plastoquinone (complex I), which encodes MLLLFIVIPLAMAALMPLLSRLWKGLPDILGVATMAALLTLSLYQIRLISAGHRILWDAAAIGLPLKAGLMLDGFSLLLLITISLISLFACIYSINYMEHYGAKGSYYALFLLMVAGMNGLVLTVDLFNMYVFLEVAAVASYALVAFGQKHDEVEAAFKYLMLSVLATTGILLAMSFIYLMTGTMNFKELGLMVGTGMSVKLIGLCLALFLMGFGLKAAMVPFHAWLPDAHPSAPAPISAMLSGVLIKVSGIYALTRVVYDIFGLPASVSQAMIWLGVASMVIGALIALGQNDFKRMLAYSSISQIGYIVVGLGLGTPLGIMGALFHLFNHATFKSLLFLDAGATEYATGTRDLSKLGGVGHKMPITSLTTTIGTFSIAGIPPFNGFWSKLLIIVALVEANHVGVAAIAIATSILTLWYFLLMQRKAFFGKLAVGLEKVKEVPFYMAFATFCLAALCLLVGLFYPWVTAKLIQPGMTALTNSIGANGFSMFGQ
- a CDS encoding NADH-quinone oxidoreductase subunit J is translated as MDLINLILLIMLAGFACMAVFFKDLLRAALSLAFMSAVLAVVLYRMDSPYAAVFELSVVAGLITVLFVSTIAMTKTEEQVKESRWPMYLFPLFLVLFGIIDLLVMKGLFSNVPAGYGNAEKSFGATLWGIRSMDLIGQIAVIFGGVFGVLALFREKPLTAQDKIDAEKAKDGGHKLW
- a CDS encoding NADH-quinone oxidoreductase subunit K, which translates into the protein MTNLIFVGLLFFIGLYCLLTSRNMIKLLIGLEIMAKSAVLSFITAGYARGETFFSQSLVITFIVIEVSIVAVALALVINAYKNTGNLDVRSLTKLKG